In the genome of Lathyrus oleraceus cultivar Zhongwan6 chromosome 4, CAAS_Psat_ZW6_1.0, whole genome shotgun sequence, the window CAACGAGCACATTAAATGTCTTTTTTGTAGTAAGTAACGTTATAGGAGAAATAACTAACACGTGTATATGTATTAGTTGGTAATGTTGTTTCCTCTTTCTTATGGTAGTTGAGTAGTTTGCATAGCCTTCGATGAAATCTCGACTGTTGGTGGAACACAGTGGATCGTACGATCCTCAGTGGTATATGCATATATAAAAGATCTATGAAGCATCATTTTTCTCCTTTTTGTCATTCGCGACTTGTAAAAGATCTTCTTTCTATCTTGCCAACTTCGTTCTTTCTCGCAAGATCTTCTGTTTCAACATCTTGGTTAAGCTCATATGTGATCTTCGTTCGACGACTTTGATACTCACGGATAACCAACCTATTTCGTTTAAGGTAAAACCGACGTCTTATTCTTACTTTCGCTTCCTTTTTAGAGTTTTTAGGAGAATGAGTTTTTTTTATCTCTTTGTCATTTGAATTCTTGTTGTTGGCGTGTTTGACCAGAGTGATGACTCTTCATATTTCCTTTTTCTGTTGTTCTTTAGAATGGATATTCCACCTACCATGTGTCACATATTTCTTTAGTATGAGTGGATCAGAAGACATTGGATGCAACCTTTACTTTCACCTCGAAGGGTTGTTTAGAACGAGTATTTATTGAGATGAGGTCTAGACTGACTGAGAGTGCTTATCCATAAGAAAAATAAGAGGGTGTGTAATAAGTATGATGGTGTGTTATCCCTCTTCATGAGTGATTGTTCTCTTTGATAGGTTCATGTCTCCCCTTCAACACATTTTAGGTTGGCATTTTAAATCACTCGGTGATCCCCCATTCACAACTACACCCAATGAGTTGGGCTTACATAAAAGTATTTTAATATTGGTGTGAATACAACGGGACGATCAAGACATCCATTTCCATATTTTTTAGGTTTAGCGTAACATCTTTGCTTCAGTGAGGGATCACGCATGACTTTATATCTCTTCCCTGGTGTGCCTGTATGTTTGACATCTATTCAGATAACGTGAAACAATTAAATGACAGATTCTTCCTGATCATTCATCTAAATGAAAAGGCTCACGCTAAAATTTGCTCCATAGATCCTGGGCTACCTACCAATGCTCTGATAAATTTTTTATGTTTTGGCGCCATAATCAATTCCTATAAGATTCTGGATCTTATGCTTACAAGATGTATAATTTAACACAAGAGGGCAATCTACTTAAAGATGCATCTGATGTCCTTTTGAGAGCCTATAAGTTAAGCGGTGTGTTACCCCTTCTAATATACCGTTAAAGAAATAATTAAGGTGACTCATAAGAGACCCACCGGCTTATGGAAGCTGACTCAAAGGAGGCTAGGAAAGATATTTTTGATAAGTGGTTTATAGAATGTCCTCTTATTTAGATATTGCTTTGTGACCCCTCTTATAACCCACTTGTTGTTTTAATACATATAAAATCAAATGTGatagaaaaatgcatcaaatgAAGAGGATCATCTGGGTAATCCCCGGCCCGTTCATCGTTACCAATGTGATGGTTCGAGGTGCGCCTACTTTTTGGCACATCGTTgataatatttttaattatttttataaaatataaaCAATTAAGATATTAATAGCATAAAGTTAGATAGTTtcagtttttttaaaaaaaagtctttaaataaaaaaacttaatttaaataatttttttataaaatattattcaAGGTATTTCATTATtttgttataattttttttagatttcaaaattttgaaaagttattttgatgatttttaagatatattttattaaaatattatacgattttaattatgttttaatattatttaatatttaaattaaatttttaatttataaaaaatagTTTAAAATAATTTCAActattattttttttgaaaaaaaagactatattataaaatatttttacattATCAACCAATCACAAACGTATATCCAATCAAAtcatatatttaattttaaaataacGGTACGACATTATAGAATATTATAATTTGTTTAAATAATTGAATAAAATTAATCTATAGAGACATTGTATTACGTTTAATCTTTATTTCTTCCCACATCTAATGAATATATTAACTAACTATTTTGAATTAACTTTTTtatataaaatttattaaaaaattacACATAATTTAATTATAACACTTTTGTTAAGAGTATTTTATAACCGGTGGCCTGCAATAACAACAAACAATAAACCCGACCCGGTCGAACCTCATTTCGATGCAATTTATAACTGCAGCTAAATCAAAGACTCCACTGAATGACTTTGTAAAAAGAAAACCTTCTCAGCTACACGATGAAGCCATTTTCAATTTTCCTCATCTTCACCGTCTTCATCATTGCATCAGCATTAGGTATTATTCTACATGATTCATTGTTTCCATTCTTCACATATCACATCACACAATTTCCTCTTTATATGCTTATTCATTTCGATCTATATTTTTTCAGATCTAGTTAATTTTGCCCTTCAATTCATCAATTTCTACGATTTTTCCATTGAATTTTTAGTTTTGGTTTCTGATGTTGTGTATTTTTTTCGTTTGCGTGTGTCAGTTGCTGCGAAGAATGTTGCTGATGTAACGGAGTTGCAGATTGGCGTTAAGGTGTGTTGTGATTACctttaatttattcattttttaaaaattgttaCCGATTTCGATGTTTCAGTCATGATTTTAAATTGCGGGTGTTGCGATTGCGGTCGATGCACATCGTGGCTGTTGCAATGTGGATTTTAATTGAGAGGGGTTGGACATACAAATGTTAAGATTTTTCATTACAAAGGAAGTAAATTGAGTTTTGGGATTATGAAATTTTGAGATTTTGTGAAAAAACTTCAAAAAAAAAATACAGGTGAAAATTTCTGATGTGGTTTCTAATTTGCCCGGACGCATGATCTTAAATCACACCGCAATTGCGGTCCAATGCGGTTGCGAAGTGCAATTTAAAACCATGGTATCGGTGTCGTGTTTCCGGTGTCTGTACTCCATAGATTATAGTTTCCTTGGGGTCAGAACGAGTATTTGCAAACTTGTAAATTTTATGAAAGACAACTCCTTAGACATTTGTGATATGTGTCTTTGTAACCTGATTTGTGTATAGTATGGTAAAAAGCCTTGCTAGTAGTAAAACAGCTACTAAATGTTAGGTAATTTGTTGTAGAGATTAGAAATGATCTTTCCCTTCCTATGATGCAATTACTTTTCATCAATGATAATACGTAAGCAAGGCTATTTTGATTGCTTATTATTGCTCACTATTTATACTCTTTGTCATTGCAGTATAAACCAGCATCATGTGAAGTTCAGGCACACAAAGGTGATAAAGTGAAAGTACACTACCGGGTGAGTAATTTCGTATGAACTTATGATATCTTCCATGAAAATAGCGTAAGTAGTAACCTGAAGGGATTGTTTGGGAGAGGGGAAGGATCAAAGAACCAAAAGAAAATGAAGGGAATGGAAAGGAAGATGGGAGATTAAGTAGTAGGTAACTAATAAGTTTGCTTTACTCTAATAAGACCATCCAGACTGGAGAAACAtcaaatgttcatgaaatttAATAAGGGAGGACGTTGGTCTTTGGAGTAAAAAGGTAAGGCACCTGATAGGAATGAATCGGACCCCACAAGTGATGATGGGGATGTGTTAGTTAACAAAGATAATTTTACTGAGGAGCAGTAGCTCTGGAACTTCTTTGTTATTTTCATATTCATTAATAAAATAATTTCCTCCATTCTATTCTACCTTTCCTCTGTTCTATCAGCACCTGTATAAACATACTCACAATCACAACCGGAAATCATCTAGAGCCATTTTGTGCGGTATTAATTGTGTAGCCTACATTCTGTTGACATCAATCCATTATTTAGAGTGTTCAGAAAAAAACCTTTGAGGAATTTTGCTATTAATTTTACAACCATTTCATTTGTTCTTGTGATGACTGATGAGGAGTAATGTATTCACTTAATTTTTGTCTATCATGTTCCTATAAATTGAATGTTCACTTGTCTTTGCAGGGAAAACTCACCGATGGAACTGTATTCGATTCTAGCTTTGAAAGAAATAATCCAATTGATTTTGAGCTTGGTGGTGGTCAAGTGATCAAAGGTATACAAACAGCCCCAAATAACTCTAgtttctttttttgttttttatttatttatatttatttttaatttccGGTTTCATTATCAGTAACGGTGATAATGAAGCAGCAGCTGTGCTGGCTTTATAGTTGATGCATATTATTATCATGAGATCTTATCTAACGTGAAATAGTCCAAAAATTACTTTGATAATTAAAGGCGAtaaaaattccataaaaattaCATTGAAGTACCCGTCCCATACGAACACATAAAAAGTAAGTAAATTGAAATGACAAACTAATCCAATGGGAAGTGATACTTGATGATTTGAACTATTCCTATAGAAAAACACACCCTCGTTTCTTCAGTTTTTATGTTCTTATCATCATTTAAATTTTCTGGCCACCAGATTCCCGTGCTATAGTTTATAATCATAACACGCATGCGTGTATTTACATAATCATGCAAGCATGTAAGATTTAGTTTTATTACAAAGTTCTGGTTTATGATGGGAGATCTTCAATATAGATGATTACATGATTGCTCTTCTTCTTTGCAGGATGGGACCAAGGATTATTGGGAATGTGTCTTGGTGAGAAGCGAAAACTGAAAATCCCAGCAAAACTTGGCTACGGAGAACAGGGTTCCCCACCAACTATTCCAGGTAATTTTTCACATTGATAATGATAGTATTGCTCGAGAGCTAAAACCTCTTTCATATTTCAAGATAGTGAAATTATTATCTACAGGTGGCGCAACACTTATATTTGACACTGAGCTTGTGGGAGTGAATGACAAAAGCTTAAGCGAAGAAAAACCAACCTCCTCTGAATTTTAGACAAATCAACTAGACAAATCAACTAGCTTACTCTTGTTTCTTAATAATGCTTTCAACACCAAGTTTTCGTTGTGTAACCTTTAAGTGAAGCTAGTTTAGAAAGATTTTTCTCTTGTACCCTATAACTTAAATACATCTATTTGGTATTTTTTAGCTTTCCTAAGAATTTTCATTCGCTTGCCTGTCTATTGATTTCTTGCAATTGAGTTGGTTTAAGTTTCATGGTAATCCTTATAATATGTTCAACAATGGGAACACAGTAGATACAAAGTATTAACTTTTGGGGTCCATATCTTACAATTTTAGTATTAATTTTTTGGCTTAAGTATTCGTTTTACTATAcattatattttattaaaaattcGTTTTGATCTATGATCTTTTTCTTTGTTTGTTTTGGTTTATTATGGAGTGTTTTTTAATTGTTGAATATTAGTCATTCTTTCATTTGAGGCTGTATATCAAAATTCAAGTAACTAGTGTCTAAGTTTTTAGAAAATATTATTTATGAGAAATGAGAATTGAACACATATTTTTGCGAGTGTTGATTTTAAGGATACAATTCATGTATGTGCAATTAGTTTTTGCGTTGGCCAGTTCATATATAGcaaaatttatttaaaaaaaaaagcaCCGGTACATTGTTTATTATAGTAGGAACATTATATGTAAAGCTTTACAATGAAGATACATGACTCATAAGGATTTTGGATTTATAGCATTTAAAAAGctgaataaaaattaaaaaataaaggattaaaatgaataaataaataaaaggtCGCTAACCGGTGGTCCGGGATATTTGTTAATTTTTAGAAAAAATATATACTTTAATCTCTTAAAAATACtcaatttatttttttaatttcttaACCAATATCCGAATACGCTTTGTGATGAATGTGCACCACTCTAACTTCCATAATTTGTCCCAACTCCTAGCTTTGTGATGAATGTGCACCACTCTAACTTCCATAATTTGTCCCAATTCCTTGTGAATTTGCGAAACAACGCCAATCTTATTTCATACGCCAATCTTATTTCATTCATATAACTCTCTTGC includes:
- the LOC127076543 gene encoding FK506-binding protein 2; the protein is MKPFSIFLIFTVFIIASALVAAKNVADVTELQIGVKYKPASCEVQAHKGDKVKVHYRGKLTDGTVFDSSFERNNPIDFELGGGQVIKGWDQGLLGMCLGEKRKLKIPAKLGYGEQGSPPTIPGGATLIFDTELVGVNDKSLSEEKPTSSEF